A genome region from Clostridium sp. JN-9 includes the following:
- a CDS encoding helix-turn-helix domain-containing protein: MTDFTMIPNEIISNKNISQGAFKLYCILNNYCYGNKDTCFPSQRTLADQMKKCMRTIQRYIKELIENGIIIIKRRGSISNLYQILTKTAEKAKQTADSLFGKSPNKNTKSKNKTAPAYFEIEEEDDDEFKDCFYSEKEKEYFRKIKKKS, from the coding sequence ATGACCGATTTTACAATGATTCCAAATGAAATTATATCTAATAAAAACATCAGCCAGGGGGCATTTAAATTGTATTGTATTTTAAACAACTACTGTTATGGAAATAAGGATACCTGTTTTCCATCTCAGAGAACCTTAGCTGATCAAATGAAAAAGTGCATGAGAACAATTCAAAGGTATATAAAAGAATTAATAGAAAATGGAATAATTATAATAAAAAGAAGAGGCTCCATAAGCAATTTATATCAGATCTTAACAAAGACAGCAGAAAAGGCAAAACAAACTGCTGACTCTCTATTTGGAAAATCTCCAAATAAAAATACAAAATCAAAAAATAAAACAGCACCCGCCTATTTCGAAATAGAAGAAGAAGATGATGATGAATTTAAAGACTGCTTCTACAGCGAAAAGGAAAAGGAATATTTCAGGAAAATAAAAAAGAAAAGTTAA
- a CDS encoding ABC transporter substrate-binding protein — translation MNKKFISPLCIMFSFLLIVTLSTGCGKKASTTVDNNTTVKTVKIKLNEVARSVFYAPMYAAIKQGFFKEQGIEIDLSTGQGADKTMQQVLSGSDDIGFCGPEQVIYIYNQNKENYPVIFAQLTQTDGSFLVGRKSEPDFNWEDVKGKTIIGARPGGVPEMSLEYVLRNHGIQPGKDVNIVTNIAYTATAGAFKAGTGDYVALFEPTGSMLQKDKSGYIVASVGKSAGVIPYTCYFATKSYIEKNPDIIERFTKAIYKGQIWVANHNDQEVAASIKSFFPGTDEDIIMSVVKNYRDINAFAANPILKEDDLSRLMDIIQSYNSSLIPQRPAFSKIVNTSFATKVVNAK, via the coding sequence ATGAATAAAAAATTTATTTCACCACTGTGTATAATGTTTTCTTTTTTATTAATTGTAACATTGTCCACAGGCTGCGGTAAAAAAGCAAGCACAACTGTAGATAACAATACCACTGTGAAAACAGTAAAGATAAAGCTTAATGAAGTGGCACGTTCAGTTTTTTATGCTCCAATGTATGCAGCAATAAAACAGGGATTTTTTAAAGAACAGGGAATAGAAATTGATTTAAGTACAGGACAGGGCGCAGATAAGACTATGCAGCAGGTATTAAGCGGAAGCGATGACATTGGCTTCTGCGGTCCAGAGCAGGTAATCTATATTTACAATCAAAATAAGGAGAATTACCCTGTAATTTTTGCACAGCTTACCCAAACTGACGGATCATTCCTTGTAGGAAGAAAGAGTGAGCCTGATTTTAACTGGGAGGATGTTAAAGGAAAAACTATTATAGGAGCAAGACCCGGCGGAGTTCCTGAAATGAGCCTGGAATATGTACTTAGAAATCATGGCATTCAACCGGGCAAGGATGTAAATATTGTAACCAACATAGCCTACACCGCCACTGCAGGTGCATTCAAGGCCGGTACAGGTGACTATGTTGCTCTCTTTGAGCCTACAGGAAGTATGCTTCAAAAAGATAAGTCTGGATATATAGTAGCTTCTGTTGGAAAATCAGCCGGTGTAATTCCTTATACCTGTTACTTTGCAACTAAGTCTTACATTGAAAAAAATCCGGATATAATCGAAAGATTTACAAAGGCAATTTACAAAGGTCAGATATGGGTGGCTAATCACAATGACCAAGAAGTTGCAGCTTCCATAAAATCATTTTTCCCAGGCACAGATGAAGACATAATTATGTCAGTAGTTAAAAATTACAGAGATATAAATGCATTTGCAGCAAACCCAATATTAAAAGAGGATGATTTAAGCAGATTAATGGACATAATTCAATCCTATAATTCATCACTTATTCCTCAAAGACCAGCCTTTTCAAAGATTGTAAACACAAGCTTTGCTACAAAAGTAGTTAATGCTAAATAA
- the tnpA gene encoding IS200/IS605 family transposase, translating to MDSNSLAHTKWNCKYHIVFAPKYRRKEIYGEKKKEIGKIPRKLCDWKGVDIIEANACEDHIHMLVSIPPKMSVSGFVGFLKGKSSLVIFEKYANLKYKYGNRHFWCRGFYVDTVGRNKKAIEEYIKNQQNEDMIADQISIKEYTDPFKGSK from the coding sequence ATGGACAGTAATAGTTTAGCACACACAAAGTGGAATTGTAAATATCATATAGTTTTTGCACCAAAATACAGAAGGAAAGAAATATATGGAGAAAAGAAAAAAGAAATAGGAAAGATACCGAGAAAATTATGTGATTGGAAGGGGGTAGATATAATAGAAGCGAATGCTTGTGAAGATCACATACATATGCTTGTATCAATACCGCCTAAGATGAGTGTATCAGGATTTGTAGGATTTTTAAAAGGGAAAAGTAGTCTGGTGATATTTGAGAAATATGCAAATCTGAAATATAAATATGGAAATAGACATTTTTGGTGTAGAGGCTTTTATGTTGATACAGTTGGAAGAAATAAAAAGGCAATAGAAGAGTATATAAAAAATCAGCAAAATGAAGATATGATCGCTGACCAAATAAGTATTAAAGAATATACTGACCCTTTTAAGGGTAGCAAGTAA